A section of the Citrobacter farmeri genome encodes:
- a CDS encoding YibL family ribosome-associated protein, which produces MKEVEKNEIKRLSDRLDAIRHQQADLSLVEAADKYAELEKEKATLEAEIARLRDVHSQKLSKEAQKLMNLPYRRAITKKEQADMGKLKKSVRGLVVVHPMTALGREMGLKEMTGFAKTEF; this is translated from the coding sequence ATGAAAGAAGTCGAAAAAAACGAAATCAAACGTCTGAGCGATCGCCTTGACGCCATCCGCCACCAGCAGGCCGATCTGTCTCTGGTTGAAGCCGCCGATAAATATGCCGAGCTGGAAAAAGAGAAAGCCACGCTGGAAGCAGAAATCGCCCGTCTGCGTGACGTTCACAGTCAGAAACTGAGCAAAGAAGCGCAAAAACTGATGAACCTGCCGTACCGCCGCGCGATCACCAAAAAAGAGCAGGCCGATATGGGCAAGCTGAAGAAAAGCGTACGGGGTCTGGTGGTGGTTCACCCAATGACGGCCCTGGGTCGTGAAATGGGCCTGAAAGAAATGACCGGATTCGCAAAGACCGAGTTTTGA
- the mtlR gene encoding mannitol operon repressor MtlR, translated as MLQKLAQAPLRLINRLSDMQAIMEQTQAFENRVLERLNAGKTVRSFLITAVELLTEAVNILVLQVFRKDDYAVKYAVEPLLDGDGPLGDLSVRLKLIYGLGVLSRPEYEDAELLMAMREEMNHDGNEYAFTDDEILGPFAELHCVVALPPPPQFDAADPSLYAMQVQRYQQAVRSTMVLSLTELISKISLKKAFQK; from the coding sequence ATGCTGCAAAAACTGGCGCAGGCCCCCCTGCGCCTGATTAATAGATTGTCAGATATGCAGGCAATAATGGAACAAACCCAGGCCTTTGAAAATCGTGTGCTTGAGCGTCTGAATGCTGGCAAAACCGTACGGAGCTTCCTGATCACCGCCGTGGAGTTACTCACCGAGGCGGTCAATATTCTGGTGCTTCAGGTGTTTCGCAAAGATGACTACGCCGTAAAGTACGCTGTAGAACCGTTACTCGACGGCGACGGACCGCTGGGCGATCTGTCTGTGCGTCTGAAACTGATCTACGGTCTGGGCGTACTGAGTCGTCCTGAGTATGAAGATGCAGAACTGCTGATGGCGATGCGTGAAGAGATGAATCATGACGGCAATGAGTATGCCTTTACGGATGATGAAATTCTCGGACCGTTTGCAGAACTCCATTGCGTCGTCGCGTTGCCGCCACCACCACAGTTTGATGCCGCCGACCCCAGCTTGTATGCAATGCAAGTCCAGCGCTACCAGCAAGCGGTGCGCTCGACGATGGTTCTCTCCCTGACTGAGCTGATTTCTAAAATCAGCTTAAAAAAAGCCTTCCAGAAGTAA